The genomic region AAGCCCCTGCGGAATAATGGTGAAGATATGAATAAATTTATATTGAGAGGAGAATGAGTGAGGTGAATTTGCTAGATGCATTGATGTGGCTATGGTGTCTAATAGGAACCCATGCCTCAGAGCTGAGTTTCTTCGTTACTCTTTTTGCAACGTTTTATATTCCTAAAAAGATAATGAATAACCAAATATATGCAGACCTTATTAGCGAATATCGTAGTGCTGCTATCGGTCAAGCAGTTCTTTCGGTTACATATTTTTATACACATGACTGTAATTCGGACATAACTAAGATAGAGGAGAAATATACCGAACGCTATAAGAAGGAAGTAGATTCATTATTAGATAATCAGAAAAAAGAGGAAAACAGATGTGAAAATAAAATTGAAAATTCGCTACATTTTCAACGCCGGTTACTATCGCAGTACTATTATCAACTGGCTTCGCTGCGTTATCAAGGGTGCTGGCTTACTCGGCTAGCAAAAAGAAAAGTACGGAAAGATTTTACGGCACGGGAAGCAAAATTACTAAGCCTGTTATCTTATATGAATAAGGTAGCTGAAAAGACCTTTATTGAGTATGACATCGGTGATATTCACTATATAACGGAGAATAAACAAAATGTGCTGTTGGAAAAACTTTATGATGAAGCACAACAGTGGTGAAGCAGATGCCTGCCTATTTGTACAAGGCGTCTTATGCGGTTGCCCTTACAAAAAGGTAAATTCGGTTTCTTCAATGTTTACCCCATCCTGCCCTCCGGCGATCTTGTGCTCTGCTGATATTTAGAATAAACTACCGCCATGGCAGGAAATACATTCGGAACGATCTTTACAGTTACTACCTTCGGCGAAAGCCACGGAGCCGCAATCGGCATTGTCGTGGACGGCTGCCCCGCCGGTATTCCGCTGGAGCTTGAAGATTTTACTGCTGCGTTTAATACGGCACGGCCTTCGGGTACTTTTGAAACCGCGCGGCGGGAACCGAATATACCCGAAATCCTTTCCGGCGTATTTGAAGGCAAAACCCTCGGAACGCCGATTGCGGTGCTTTTGCGCAATACCGATGCGCGTCCGCATGACTACGAAGCACTAAAAGACCTATACCGTCCCGGTCATGCGGATTTTGCCTACGAGGCAAAATACCGCCGCCGCGACTGGCGCGGCGGCGGACGCGCATCGGGGCGTGAAGCCGCTGCACGGATTGCCGCAGGCGTTATCGCAAAGAAAGTGTTGACACATTGTTCACCACTGTATTCTGCGCAGTATACGGCGTGCAAGGCTGACGGTAAACCGTTGGACGGCACATCCGCTGACGGAGAAAACCGCCTGCAGCATGGGGCTATCCTCCCAATCACTATAGAAACCTCAGCAATAGAAATTGCAGGCATCCCCTGTAACCCAATCTCCGCAACGGATGAACTCCCTTCGGAAATACATAGTAAACTCGCTTCGATTAAGCAGGCAGGCGATTCCGCCGGTGCTATTGTGCAGTGCACGGTACGGAATGTTCCTGCCGGTCTCGGTGAACCGGTCTTTGATAAGCTTGAAGCGGAACTCGCAAAGGCGGTGCTCTCCATCGGCAGCGTTAAGGGTATTGCATTCGGGGCTGGCTTTCAGCTGGCACGTATGTCCGGTTCGGAAGCAAACGCTCTCGATAAAAATCATCACGGGGGAATTGCCGGCGGCATATCCGACGGAAAAGACATTGTGTTTCAGGCAGTCATAAAACCGGTGCCTTCAATCGCTCAAGAACAGATAATGGAAACTGCAAGCGGAGACCGCATAAGTCATGCTATTACGGGACGGCATGATGTCTGCCTCTATCGGCGGATCATGCCTGTTATCGATGCGATGGTTGCCATTGTGCTTGCGGATATGATGCTTCGGCAAGGAGCAGCTCAAATCTTAAAAGTTTAATTAAATCGATATCGGATTGTAGCACTATTGAATTGTAGTGTCGTAGTAAATAATGAGAAAGATAAAATGGACGATACTGGGTTTGAACCAGTGACTTCTACCGTGTGAAGGTAGCACTCTACCACTGAGTTAATCGTCCGTTTTTAAACAACGGAATGAATGTAGCATATTCACCGATTTTAAGCAAGCTGACCATAAACAAATACATCGGGAATATTTTAAGCGGCGGCTCCTTTCTGTGCAAAAAAAAACTCTTGTAACGTATTTTGCATCTTGTTATAATATTTTACTTATGTATTTCACACGAAGGAGTTGCGTATGAAACCGCTATTACATATAGAAAATTTACATCTGTCGGTGAATGAAAAGCCGATTTTGCATAATTTGAACTTGACCGTCAACGCGGGCGAGATACACGTAGTTATGGGGCCGAACGGCGCCGGAAAGTCTACTCTTGCCGCAGCGATTGTCGGTAATCCCGTCTTTCAAGTTGACCAAGGCTCGATTTTTTTTGAAGGGGAATTGATCAACGATTTGCCTGTTTTTGAGCGGGCGCGGAAAGGTATCTTTCTTTCCTTCCAAAATCCCGAAGAAATCCCCGGCTTAAAGGTCGAAGAATTTCTCCGCGCGTCAAAGGAAGCTGTCACCGGTAAAAAAATACCGGCGCTCACCTTCCACAAGGAGCTGCTTCGATTGATGGAATCGCTCAGTATCAATCCCGAGTATGCAGACCGCAGTTTGAATGTCGGCTTCTCCGGCGGCGAAAAGAAAAGAACGAAATTCTCCAGCTTGCAGTCTTGCAGCCCAAGCTTGCCATTCTGGACGAAACGGATTCAGGGCTGGATATCGATGCCACCAGAATTGTATTTGAGGGCGTTGCAAAACTCAAAACGCCGGATATGGGCATCTTAATCATCACTCACCACAGCAAGGTGCTCGATTACTTAAAGCCCGATTATGTCCACGTGTTGATTAACGGATCACTGGTAAAGACTGGTGGCATCGAACTGGTAGAGCATATTCAAAAGCACGGATACGCAGGGATGTAGGAGCGGCTATGAGTAATGATTTTAGAGATTCCCGCTCGCCCCTGTTCCAAACGCGGAAGCGCACATTCGTTTCCGATATTGAGCGGGGCATTTACGATATAAAGGACAAAATCGATTATCAGTATTCCACCGGTATGGGGCTGAATGAAGATGTGGTGCGGAAGATTTCTGCCCGCAAGCTGGAACCCAAGTGGATGCTCGACCTAAGGCTGCAATCTTTGCAGTATTTTTTTGAACGGCCGATGCCGGACTGGGGCGCCGATATTTCCGACCTCAATATTCAAGAGATTATTCACTACATTGTTTCGGACGAAAAGCCGATGGCGACCGACTGGGATCAGGTACCGGAAGAGATAAAACAGACCTTTGACCGGCTCGGTATTCCCAAAGCGGAACAAACCTCGCTGGCAGGCGTCGGTGCCCAGTATGATTCGGAAGTAGTGTATCACAGCCTGCAGAAAAACCTTGCAGACCAAGGGGTTGTGTACCTCGATATGGAATCGGCGGTGCTGCGGTACGGTGATCTTGTCCGCGAGCATTTTATGAAGCTGATAAAGCCCAACGATCATAAGTTTGCGGCGCTGCACGGTGCGGTATGGTCGGGCGGTTCGTTTGTGTATGTACCCAAGGGCGTCAAGGTAGAGCTGCCGCTGCAATCCTATTTCAGACTGAACGCGAACCAGTCAGGACAGTTTGAGCACACGCTGATTATCGTCGATGAGGGCGCCTATCTGCACTTTATCGAAGGATGCAGCGCACCTAAGTACTATAAAAATGCGCTCCACGCGGGCGCCGTCGAGCTGTATGTCGGCAAAAAAGCGACCATGCGCTATTCC from Treponema vincentii harbors:
- the aroC gene encoding chorismate synthase, with product MAGNTFGTIFTVTTFGESHGAAIGIVVDGCPAGIPLELEDFTAAFNTARPSGTFETARREPNIPEILSGVFEGKTLGTPIAVLLRNTDARPHDYEALKDLYRPGHADFAYEAKYRRRDWRGGGRASGREAAARIAAGVIAKKVLTHCSPLYSAQYTACKADGKPLDGTSADGENRLQHGAILPITIETSAIEIAGIPCNPISATDELPSEIHSKLASIKQAGDSAGAIVQCTVRNVPAGLGEPVFDKLEAELAKAVLSIGSVKGIAFGAGFQLARMSGSEANALDKNHHGGIAGGISDGKDIVFQAVIKPVPSIAQEQIMETASGDRISHAITGRHDVCLYRRIMPVIDAMVAIVLADMMLRQGAAQILKV
- the sufB gene encoding Fe-S cluster assembly protein SufB, which produces MSNDFRDSRSPLFQTRKRTFVSDIERGIYDIKDKIDYQYSTGMGLNEDVVRKISARKLEPKWMLDLRLQSLQYFFERPMPDWGADISDLNIQEIIHYIVSDEKPMATDWDQVPEEIKQTFDRLGIPKAEQTSLAGVGAQYDSEVVYHSLQKNLADQGVVYLDMESAVLRYGDLVREHFMKLIKPNDHKFAALHGAVWSGGSFVYVPKGVKVELPLQSYFRLNANQSGQFEHTLIIVDEGAYLHFIEGCSAPKYYKNALHAGAVELYVGKKATMRYSTIENWSRNLYNLNTKRAIVEEDGAIEWVSGSFGSRVTMLYPMSILKGDRSRSEFTGVTFASAGQCLDTGTKTVHIGKNTVSEMHSRSIAKNGGESNYRGLLVIGKDATGAKALAECESLMLDNESRTDTIPIIESHTDDADIGHEAKIGRISDSMVFYLMQRGLDEATAKSLIIKGFVEPISKELPLEYAVELNNLISIELEGTIG